A part of Myxococcales bacterium genomic DNA contains:
- a CDS encoding DNA translocase FtsK 4TM domain-containing protein, with protein sequence MKKFLKGEQETNAAQKKIIIKELCGIISFALSFMLFLSIATYSSADNLPGLNEHQLNNWLGPVGAKISAVLVNYVGILSVILPLTLLLFSIKFIFDNPSILNAYRATGITFILLGIAPILSFFSPALGGRLGIRISAFFMSHLFKGGLFVVALSTIFAGVVLIVDRPLIAKGFYRISAYIRLLFQRFKEKRKEKATHVVVKYESLSNIERAQPRLEQSHQDKESFISEPEQAATESSTEIAPIMVKSPTFDSDIHIIERDRKKDISAIKRAEKDNKKKDVVFSLPPLKLLNYDAPTPHTVAPDHFKKEAERLQRAFLQFGIEGKIREIRPGPVVTNYEFVPAPGIKLSRIAALSDDIAMAMSAVHVRIVTPIPGKGAVGIEVPNDNRETVFLKEIVANDIYRSQPGKLCMAIGKNVEGDPYFMNLADMPHVLIAGTTGSGKSVSVNAMICSILYRATPAEVRFLMIDPKMLELSIYNGIPHLLLPPIIEAKKAANALKWAVKEMDQRYELMKEAAVRDISTYNEKIKTIGSDHLKEPNGRKHEQIPYLVIVVDEYADLLAVAGKEVEGYIMRLAQKARAAGIHVMLATQRPSVDVITGVIKANFPVRMGFRLASSHDSKTIINKTGAEKLLGKGDVLIIPPGTSDVTRVHGAFISEKELVRVVDFLKSQHPCEYNEEIANFEENSSENMGDSIDNSEADEKLNDAIAIVREYQKCSTSFLQRHLCVGYNRAARIVEHMEKAGLVGPVLNAKGEREIFLDQ encoded by the coding sequence ATGAAAAAATTTTTAAAGGGCGAGCAAGAAACAAACGCCGCACAGAAAAAAATAATCATAAAGGAGCTTTGTGGAATCATAAGTTTTGCTCTTTCGTTTATGCTCTTTCTATCAATCGCTACTTATAGTTCAGCGGACAATCTACCAGGTTTAAATGAACATCAGCTTAACAATTGGCTTGGCCCAGTGGGGGCTAAAATATCTGCTGTATTAGTAAACTATGTGGGAATACTCTCAGTTATTCTTCCACTTACTCTCCTGCTTTTTTCCATTAAATTCATTTTTGATAACCCAAGCATACTAAATGCTTACCGCGCTACCGGCATTACTTTTATTTTGTTAGGAATAGCCCCTATTCTTTCATTTTTTTCTCCAGCTTTGGGTGGGCGTTTAGGAATTAGAATTAGTGCTTTTTTTATGAGTCATCTCTTTAAAGGTGGGCTCTTTGTCGTAGCTCTAAGTACTATTTTTGCAGGTGTTGTTTTAATTGTTGATAGGCCCCTCATTGCTAAAGGCTTCTATCGCATCAGTGCGTATATTCGTCTATTGTTTCAAAGGTTCAAAGAAAAACGAAAGGAGAAAGCCACTCACGTTGTGGTTAAATATGAATCATTATCCAATATTGAACGTGCGCAGCCAAGGCTTGAGCAAAGTCACCAAGATAAAGAATCTTTTATTTCTGAGCCTGAACAAGCAGCAACAGAAAGCTCAACAGAAATAGCACCTATTATGGTGAAAAGCCCTACCTTTGATAGCGATATCCACATTATTGAACGAGATCGAAAAAAAGATATCTCAGCCATTAAGCGAGCAGAGAAAGATAATAAAAAAAAAGATGTTGTCTTTAGTCTCCCTCCATTAAAGCTCTTGAATTACGATGCACCGACACCTCATACTGTCGCACCCGATCATTTTAAAAAAGAGGCCGAACGCTTACAACGCGCTTTTTTACAATTTGGCATTGAAGGAAAAATACGAGAAATAAGACCAGGCCCTGTAGTCACTAACTATGAATTTGTTCCTGCGCCGGGCATAAAATTGTCGCGCATTGCTGCTCTTTCTGACGACATTGCTATGGCTATGTCAGCTGTACATGTTCGTATTGTCACCCCTATTCCAGGAAAGGGCGCCGTTGGGATTGAAGTACCCAATGACAATAGAGAGACGGTATTTTTAAAAGAAATTGTCGCCAATGATATTTATCGCTCGCAGCCTGGCAAACTTTGCATGGCCATCGGAAAAAATGTTGAGGGCGATCCATATTTCATGAATCTTGCTGACATGCCCCATGTTTTGATAGCGGGTACAACTGGCTCTGGTAAATCCGTAAGCGTCAACGCTATGATTTGCTCCATTCTTTACCGAGCAACTCCTGCCGAAGTACGCTTTTTGATGATCGATCCTAAAATGCTTGAGCTCTCAATCTACAACGGCATTCCTCATCTTTTACTGCCACCTATCATCGAAGCAAAAAAAGCTGCCAACGCGCTGAAATGGGCCGTAAAGGAAATGGATCAACGCTATGAGTTAATGAAAGAAGCAGCAGTGCGTGATATCAGCACCTACAACGAAAAAATAAAAACTATTGGTTCTGACCACTTAAAAGAACCCAATGGAAGAAAGCACGAGCAGATTCCCTATCTTGTTATAGTAGTTGACGAATATGCTGACCTACTTGCTGTAGCAGGTAAGGAAGTAGAAGGCTACATCATGCGCCTTGCACAAAAAGCGCGTGCAGCAGGAATCCACGTTATGTTAGCCACCCAGCGGCCGAGTGTTGATGTGATCACAGGGGTCATCAAAGCCAACTTTCCAGTCAGAATGGGGTTTCGCTTGGCATCGAGCCATGATTCAAAAACTATTATCAATAAAACTGGTGCAGAAAAATTATTGGGCAAAGGTGATGTTTTAATTATTCCTCCAGGAACCAGCGATGTTACCCGTGTTCACGGCGCTTTTATTTCAGAAAAAGAACTGGTGCGAGTTGTAGATTTCCTCAAATCTCAACATCCTTGCGAATACAACGAAGAAATCGCCAACTTTGAAGAAAACTCTTCAGAAAATATGGGAGATAGCATTGACAACAGCGAGGCTGATGAAAAATTAAATGACGCTATCGCAATCGTACGAGAATACCAAAAATGCTCCACAAGCTTTTTGCAAAGACATCTTTGCGTAGGCTACAACCGGGCAGCTCGCATCGTTGAGCACATGGAAAAAGCCGGTCTGGTGGGACCGGTTCTTAATGCGAAAGGCGAACGAGAAATTTTTTTGGATCAATAA
- a CDS encoding asparaginase has translation MNNNNTLETAPVLFSLNRGVSHHHHPIMECSHRGLISVQDADGTSLLQVGETEARTHMRSCAKPFQLIPVIEEGILEKLSLRDIALFISSHSGETYHTQRLAEILRLNGLNESDLRCGIHAPYHLSTQLDLLLHHQKPTALHNNCSGKHTAMLLLCKKLKADPAYERLDHEIQKRILDVVSTIADYDQDKIESGIDGCSLPSFCLPLSRIALMYARLGHCDADMKHAQSLVQIWSGAVSYPEYVAGHERFDTVLMKAAQGTIFSKTGADGMQAISIQTSKRFPKGAGIAIKIIDGDHKQNIRPLVVKEILSRLGIWPHDPKLETFMPELHNFRGIRTGSVLCHF, from the coding sequence ATGAATAATAACAATACATTAGAGACAGCCCCTGTACTTTTTTCTTTAAACCGAGGGGTTTCGCACCATCACCACCCCATCATGGAATGCAGTCACAGAGGATTGATTTCTGTTCAAGATGCAGATGGCACATCGCTTCTTCAGGTGGGTGAGACTGAAGCGAGAACGCACATGCGCTCGTGCGCCAAACCTTTTCAACTCATTCCAGTTATTGAGGAGGGCATTTTAGAAAAATTAAGTTTAAGAGATATCGCTCTTTTTATCAGCTCTCACAGTGGTGAGACCTATCACACTCAACGGCTCGCAGAAATTTTGCGCCTCAACGGACTTAATGAAAGTGATTTGCGCTGTGGCATTCATGCTCCCTATCACCTTTCTACTCAGCTTGATCTTTTGCTTCATCATCAAAAACCAACTGCTTTGCATAATAATTGTTCTGGAAAACACACCGCTATGCTTTTATTGTGCAAAAAACTCAAAGCCGACCCTGCATATGAAAGGCTCGACCATGAAATTCAAAAAAGAATTCTAGATGTTGTCAGCACTATTGCAGACTATGATCAAGATAAGATTGAAAGCGGCATTGACGGCTGCTCTTTGCCTTCGTTTTGTTTGCCGCTTTCTCGCATCGCTTTAATGTATGCTCGCTTAGGACACTGCGATGCAGATATGAAACATGCGCAGTCTTTAGTACAAATTTGGAGTGGTGCCGTCAGCTACCCTGAATATGTGGCAGGACACGAGCGCTTTGATACTGTTCTAATGAAAGCAGCCCAAGGAACAATTTTTTCAAAGACAGGCGCTGACGGTATGCAAGCAATCTCTATCCAGACGAGCAAACGCTTTCCCAAAGGCGCAGGCATCGCTATAAAAATTATTGACGGGGATCACAAGCAAAATATCCGCCCGCTCGTCGTAAAAGAAATTCTCTCCCGATTGGGAATATGGCCTCACGATCCAAAGCTAGAAACTTTCATGCCTGAGCTACATAATTTTCGTGGCATTCGAACAGGCTCTGTCCTATGTCATTTTTAA
- a CDS encoding FHA domain-containing protein gives MAIKLIVKSDKKNNSREEYVLDDLVISVGRSQSCTVVLLQREVSRRHFVVKFENGTYFIVDEGSTHGTWLDDEKLEPGKNYVLSTSQIVKIPGVTIELFNDHKPPRTDKTTLVARKLMGELFEDFSMKEEVSFLFDITHQKKYFFNSESSSFILGRASHLDFVVDDEAIKKEHLSFARDINGTRVIVINNAQLIVNDELIKDSTLLYHGDLISIGETQLCFFEREDQKRVKELLLKHSTQETKQDEKATQIIEPEDSATKEEYYARRSTVLKGLDYLFFVLFIIFSCGLSWLWLKMT, from the coding sequence ATGGCAATCAAACTCATAGTAAAATCTGACAAAAAAAATAATTCTCGTGAAGAATATGTGCTCGATGATTTGGTTATTAGTGTAGGGAGAAGCCAAAGCTGTACAGTGGTGTTGTTGCAGCGAGAGGTAAGCCGTCGCCATTTTGTTGTGAAATTTGAAAATGGCACATATTTCATTGTGGACGAAGGATCTACACATGGTACCTGGCTAGATGATGAAAAGCTTGAGCCTGGTAAAAATTATGTTTTGTCAACTTCGCAAATTGTCAAAATACCTGGTGTAACTATCGAGCTTTTCAACGATCATAAACCCCCAAGGACAGATAAAACTACTTTGGTTGCGCGCAAATTAATGGGAGAGCTTTTTGAAGACTTTTCCATGAAAGAGGAAGTTTCTTTTTTATTTGATATCACACATCAAAAAAAATATTTTTTCAACAGCGAATCATCCTCATTTATTTTAGGAAGAGCTTCGCATTTGGATTTTGTTGTAGATGATGAAGCAATTAAAAAAGAGCATCTTTCATTTGCCAGAGATATTAATGGCACCAGAGTCATTGTGATCAATAATGCTCAGCTGATTGTGAATGATGAGCTTATAAAAGATTCAACTCTTCTTTATCATGGCGATCTAATTTCTATTGGTGAAACCCAACTATGTTTTTTTGAACGCGAAGATCAAAAGCGTGTCAAGGAGCTTCTTTTAAAGCATTCTACGCAGGAAACAAAACAGGATGAGAAGGCTACACAAATAATAGAGCCAGAGGATAGTGCTACCAAGGAAGAATATTATGCTCGTAGGTCCACTGTTTTGAAGGGGCTCGATTATTTATTTTTTGTACTCTTTATTATATTTTCATGCGGTTTATCGTGGTTGTGGTTAAAAATGACATAG
- a CDS encoding tetratricopeptide repeat protein produces MNKKALCIMVLFCFLAFSCFRRHRPNENALLQQRACIESINIQDYERAQVHCELCLEYDSSMPECLNAIGLIALSKADESKAIKFFTQALRQDNDYSEARNNIGTIYFSHGEFNEGLKYFDRALEVDPSNTDARYNCGLSHFRLAERMRAQGKIKESLKHLVQAEDQIKKLLVIEPEYEHAYRDLGLIELNRYDLSEFSDKAKILLNKAQKAFAECLVLNQENDGCHEGMAQVKTEQGYFDQAFSHYFLCLSHAPNNSACRHGIAAAFEKNALAERGYQKFRENLKDEQGSADAHEAFCAALFERGLKSEAKAECERALAKNPKLCGAHFRLGNYYAALLDADKALQHCQEYLLCEKTPINVKQQRVCQEIVTLTRR; encoded by the coding sequence ATGAACAAAAAAGCTTTATGCATTATGGTGCTTTTTTGTTTTCTAGCTTTTTCGTGTTTTAGGCGCCATAGGCCCAATGAAAATGCTTTATTACAACAAAGGGCTTGTATAGAAAGTATCAACATTCAAGACTATGAACGCGCTCAGGTGCACTGTGAACTGTGTTTAGAATACGATTCATCAATGCCAGAGTGTTTAAATGCTATTGGTTTAATAGCTTTGAGCAAAGCTGATGAAAGCAAAGCGATAAAATTTTTTACCCAGGCTCTTAGGCAAGATAATGATTACTCAGAAGCACGAAATAACATTGGAACCATTTATTTTTCTCATGGAGAATTTAATGAGGGTCTCAAATATTTCGATAGAGCTCTTGAAGTTGATCCATCCAATACCGATGCTCGCTACAACTGTGGCTTAAGCCACTTTCGTTTAGCTGAGCGAATGCGTGCTCAGGGAAAAATAAAAGAAAGTCTCAAACACTTAGTGCAAGCTGAAGACCAGATAAAAAAATTATTGGTGATTGAGCCAGAATATGAGCATGCCTACCGAGATTTGGGGCTTATTGAATTGAATCGTTATGACCTTAGTGAATTTTCTGATAAAGCCAAAATACTTTTAAACAAAGCTCAAAAGGCATTTGCCGAGTGCCTTGTGCTTAACCAGGAAAACGATGGGTGTCACGAAGGTATGGCGCAGGTAAAAACCGAGCAAGGCTATTTTGATCAAGCATTTTCGCATTATTTTTTGTGCCTTTCCCATGCTCCAAATAATTCAGCTTGTCGTCATGGTATTGCTGCAGCTTTTGAAAAGAATGCGCTGGCAGAAAGAGGCTATCAAAAATTTCGTGAAAATCTAAAAGACGAACAGGGGAGCGCTGATGCGCACGAAGCATTTTGTGCAGCCTTATTCGAAAGAGGATTAAAAAGTGAGGCCAAAGCGGAGTGTGAAAGAGCATTGGCTAAAAATCCAAAATTATGTGGAGCTCACTTTAGGCTGGGTAATTATTATGCCGCACTTTTGGATGCAGACAAAGCCCTTCAACATTGTCAGGAATATTTGTTGTGTGAAAAAACTCCAATAAATGTCAAACAGCAGCGGGTGTGCCAAGAAATAGTGACGCTTACTCGGCGCTAG
- a CDS encoding glycerol-3-phosphate acyltransferase produces MSAFFYEIIRAEHLLFYFFAYALAATPTSYLVARFIHKSDARLKKDFVHSASTIWRTWSKKTGIAVFVLDFLKGFIPCAIAFSLMVPVEIIAIIGLFAVLGHCFSVWLMMSGGRGASTSAGAMVFVSWPIVVLGLIVFLMSVLLGARVERASFYAVLATVCAFSIWSVNNLVFIGVLVMGVVVLWRHRSFIFIKP; encoded by the coding sequence ATGAGCGCATTTTTCTACGAAATAATTCGGGCAGAACATCTTTTGTTTTATTTTTTTGCATACGCTTTAGCAGCTACGCCTACTTCATATTTAGTTGCCCGATTTATTCATAAGAGCGATGCGCGTTTAAAAAAAGATTTTGTTCATAGCGCATCGACAATATGGCGCACGTGGTCGAAAAAAACAGGAATTGCAGTTTTTGTGTTGGATTTTTTAAAGGGTTTTATACCTTGTGCCATAGCTTTTTCGCTGATGGTACCTGTAGAAATTATTGCTATTATTGGTCTATTTGCGGTGCTTGGTCACTGTTTTTCAGTTTGGCTCATGATGAGTGGTGGAAGAGGAGCTTCAACCAGCGCTGGAGCAATGGTGTTTGTAAGTTGGCCCATTGTTGTTTTGGGGTTAATAGTTTTTTTAATGTCAGTGCTCCTTGGTGCGCGAGTTGAAAGAGCAAGTTTTTATGCAGTTTTAGCAACAGTATGCGCTTTTTCTATTTGGTCAGTGAACAACTTGGTCTTTATAGGTGTTTTAGTCATGGGCGTTGTTGTGTTATGGCGCCATCGATCTTTTATTTTTATTAAACCCTGA
- a CDS encoding HlyC/CorC family transporter yields MEGDLSYWIILLLCLVLAAIFSAAETALTSVPETYIKKLIDEKQIFIKPFVLWMERSNRILTTILVGSNIVNTLIAVVATLYAQELFQDHVITIATTFVTLALVIFGEITPKTFARHNARSIVKWIVYFMYPVYFLLFPAVWLLTHFAVLLVQALGGNTKRNGPLATEEDIEYLIKLSHQEGVFKQEQGKLLQSVISFRDTTAREIMVPRIELCSLKVDSELVDILREVAEHGYTRWPVYADDIDHVVGIFYVKDLIRFQLSHGADFNLKNYLRKPLFVPETMKLNAVLREFQKLKVHLAIVVDEYGGTAGIVSLEDILEEIVGEIRDEYDQEEKAAVIKINKDHYVADGRVSISDLAKLSGIHLPTHDAYETLGGFIIDYFGKIPKKNSLVREQEWIFRVIEVEEKRVVKIDISRASEQKIDE; encoded by the coding sequence ATGGAAGGAGATCTGTCCTACTGGATAATACTGTTGTTGTGTCTGGTTTTAGCGGCTATATTTTCTGCGGCAGAAACCGCACTGACATCGGTGCCAGAGACCTATATTAAGAAATTAATTGATGAGAAGCAGATATTTATCAAGCCATTCGTACTGTGGATGGAGCGAAGCAATAGAATTCTCACTACAATTTTGGTTGGCAGTAACATTGTAAATACTTTGATCGCAGTAGTAGCAACACTTTATGCTCAAGAATTATTTCAAGATCATGTCATTACCATCGCCACAACCTTTGTTACGCTTGCCTTAGTAATTTTTGGTGAAATAACTCCTAAAACCTTTGCTCGGCACAATGCCCGTAGCATCGTCAAATGGATTGTTTATTTCATGTATCCGGTATATTTCTTGCTTTTTCCCGCCGTGTGGTTACTGACTCACTTTGCTGTTTTGTTAGTGCAGGCTTTAGGGGGAAACACCAAAAGAAATGGTCCCTTGGCCACAGAGGAAGATATTGAGTATCTCATAAAGCTTTCCCATCAAGAAGGTGTGTTCAAGCAAGAACAAGGAAAGCTTTTGCAAAGTGTGATTTCTTTTCGCGATACAACGGCACGGGAAATAATGGTGCCGCGCATTGAGCTTTGTTCGCTCAAAGTCGATTCCGAATTAGTAGATATTCTGCGCGAAGTAGCAGAGCATGGCTACACAAGATGGCCAGTATACGCAGACGACATCGATCACGTTGTTGGTATTTTTTACGTCAAGGATCTCATTAGATTTCAGCTAAGTCACGGGGCTGATTTTAATTTAAAAAATTACCTGAGAAAACCACTTTTTGTTCCTGAAACAATGAAGCTCAATGCAGTATTGAGAGAATTTCAAAAGCTCAAAGTGCATTTGGCTATTGTGGTTGATGAATATGGCGGCACTGCAGGGATTGTGAGCCTAGAAGATATATTAGAGGAAATTGTTGGCGAGATTCGTGATGAATATGATCAAGAAGAAAAAGCCGCAGTCATTAAAATAAATAAAGATCATTATGTTGCCGATGGCAGAGTAAGTATTTCTGATTTGGCAAAACTAAGCGGCATTCACTTGCCCACACACGATGCATATGAAACTTTGGGTGGATTTATAATTGATTATTTTGGGAAAATTCCTAAAAAAAATTCGCTTGTTAGAGAACAAGAATGGATTTTTAGGGTTATTGAAGTTGAAGAAAAACGTGTAGTGAAAATTGATATCAGTCGAGCATCTGAGCAAAAAATAGACGAGTGA
- the rpsB gene encoding 30S ribosomal protein S2: MSNKIGMREMLEAGAHFGHSTQRWNPKMAPYIFGPRNGIHIIDLQKTVGLFRNAYEFMRGTVSKGGKILFVGTKKQAQEVIKDAALASNQYYVNYRWLGGMLTNFKTIKQSIERLRKLSEMSTDGTFEKLPKKEVVKLSRELEKLERNLDGIKDMTKAPRAIVIIDPKKEHIAVSEARLLKIPVIAMLDTNCDPDVVDYPVPANDDSIRSVGLFVSKLADACKEGDIAHQADLAERRQKTADKEGGAAQHDKKEPRKKSGPKVHVVAKKAESETSAQEATEPAAAVEESQSEEAGEDQAS, from the coding sequence ATGTCTAATAAAATTGGTATGAGAGAAATGCTTGAGGCCGGAGCACACTTTGGTCACTCCACACAAAGATGGAACCCAAAAATGGCACCATATATTTTTGGCCCAAGAAATGGCATTCATATCATCGATCTGCAAAAAACTGTTGGCCTTTTTAGAAATGCTTACGAATTTATGCGAGGGACCGTTTCAAAGGGCGGAAAGATTCTCTTTGTCGGTACCAAGAAGCAAGCTCAGGAAGTTATTAAAGACGCAGCCCTCGCTTCCAACCAGTACTACGTTAATTATCGCTGGTTGGGTGGCATGTTGACAAACTTTAAAACCATCAAACAATCGATCGAACGTCTTAGAAAACTAAGTGAGATGTCCACTGACGGAACTTTTGAAAAGTTACCCAAAAAAGAAGTGGTCAAACTTTCTCGCGAACTAGAAAAATTAGAAAGAAACCTTGATGGGATTAAGGATATGACAAAGGCTCCACGAGCAATCGTTATTATTGATCCTAAAAAAGAACACATTGCAGTAAGTGAAGCTCGCCTTCTTAAAATTCCAGTCATTGCAATGCTCGATACCAACTGTGATCCTGATGTCGTAGACTATCCAGTTCCAGCCAATGACGATTCCATTCGTTCTGTTGGTCTTTTTGTGTCTAAACTTGCGGATGCTTGCAAAGAGGGCGATATCGCTCACCAAGCTGACCTTGCTGAAAGACGACAAAAAACTGCTGACAAAGAAGGTGGAGCAGCTCAACATGATAAAAAAGAACCACGCAAGAAATCTGGTCCTAAAGTTCATGTTGTCGCTAAAAAAGCTGAATCCGAGACATCAGCCCAAGAAGCCACTGAGCCAGCAGCAGCTGTAGAAGAATCCCAAAGCGAAGAAGCTGGTGAAGATCAAGCATCTTAA